The Desulfarculaceae bacterium genome window below encodes:
- a CDS encoding ATP-binding protein — protein sequence MMCSHDPTYLGTVASVSGSTVSVHLSKSVASGLSIIEGRSYRIGQVGSFIRIPQGYQDLFGVVAEVGAKAAPFADDIKLAETGRYMQVQLVGESIGGNFERGISQYPNIGDAVHITTESNLARIYGAADFGNITIGTLASAESIPAKLAVNELVTRHSAVLGSTGSGKSTTIASIVRSITSANDDTLRYLSARILMIDIHGEYPNALEDVASVYSVDPQPGEERLLIPYWALDSTDLLEFLTGGVDGPRETAFTDKIFELKVASHIASDFPGVEESSITVDTPLPFSLKKLWFDLIDFEIATFEGPNRDQPTKQDDGDADKLLSPKYKPHAMGAQGPFLNQQAVGIRRQLNLLRSRLLDRRYDFLLHPGPWEPNLDGTVNQDLDTLLSGWIGGDKPITILDLSGVPSSVLERLVGSILKIVYESLFWSREKSEGGIARPLLVVMEEAHRYLSGEAKNLAAETVQKIAKEGRKYGVGAMIISQRPSEVDETILSQCGTYFALRLSNPADRARVQGTLPDGLVSLLDVLPVLRTGEAIIMGESAKLPMRCRITLPAEEHRPKSTDPKVSQQWEIPRRKEGYERVVASWRAQRPRAVVHDLSIERQPVTDETDEG from the coding sequence ATGATGTGTAGCCATGATCCTACATACCTGGGGACAGTGGCATCAGTGTCCGGGTCAACCGTCAGTGTTCATTTGTCGAAATCTGTTGCATCCGGTCTGTCAATCATCGAGGGTAGAAGCTATAGAATAGGCCAAGTAGGAAGCTTTATCCGTATTCCTCAAGGATACCAAGATTTATTTGGAGTAGTCGCTGAAGTAGGTGCAAAAGCTGCGCCCTTCGCTGATGATATAAAACTTGCAGAAACAGGCCGCTATATGCAAGTTCAGTTGGTTGGGGAATCGATTGGGGGGAATTTTGAGCGAGGTATCAGCCAGTACCCAAATATAGGGGATGCTGTTCATATAACTACGGAAAGCAACCTAGCTCGAATATATGGAGCTGCAGACTTCGGAAATATCACAATTGGGACCCTCGCCAGCGCGGAAAGCATACCAGCCAAACTGGCAGTGAACGAGTTAGTAACTCGACATTCGGCAGTATTAGGTTCTACCGGATCTGGTAAATCAACGACTATCGCCAGCATTGTTAGATCAATTACATCTGCAAATGATGACACTCTAAGATATCTGAGTGCTCGAATATTAATGATTGATATCCATGGAGAGTATCCGAATGCGCTTGAGGATGTCGCATCAGTTTATTCTGTTGATCCACAACCTGGTGAAGAGAGGCTGTTAATACCATATTGGGCTTTAGATTCCACTGATCTCCTCGAGTTTCTGACCGGAGGAGTAGACGGTCCCAGAGAGACCGCATTTACTGACAAAATCTTTGAGCTTAAAGTGGCGTCGCACATTGCTTCAGATTTCCCAGGCGTTGAAGAAAGTTCAATAACGGTAGATACCCCTCTTCCATTTAGTCTCAAGAAACTTTGGTTTGACCTTATTGATTTCGAAATCGCAACTTTCGAAGGTCCAAACCGTGACCAGCCAACAAAACAGGATGATGGTGACGCGGACAAGCTATTGTCCCCCAAATATAAACCGCATGCTATGGGAGCACAAGGACCATTCTTGAACCAACAAGCTGTAGGAATACGGCGGCAGCTTAACTTATTACGTTCTAGATTACTTGATCGACGTTATGACTTTCTGCTTCATCCAGGTCCGTGGGAACCAAATCTTGATGGTACTGTAAATCAGGATTTAGACACTCTTCTGTCAGGATGGATTGGTGGAGACAAGCCCATAACTATTTTAGATCTTTCTGGCGTGCCTAGCTCTGTATTGGAAAGACTCGTAGGGTCAATTCTCAAGATTGTTTATGAGTCATTGTTTTGGAGCCGTGAAAAATCTGAAGGTGGTATCGCCCGTCCTTTACTTGTTGTAATGGAAGAAGCGCATCGTTACTTATCTGGTGAAGCAAAGAATCTAGCGGCAGAAACCGTGCAGAAAATAGCAAAAGAAGGACGTAAATATGGCGTAGGAGCTATGATAATAAGTCAAAGGCCTTCCGAGGTAGACGAAACGATCCTGTCTCAATGCGGAACCTATTTTGCGCTTCGTCTTTCAAACCCGGCTGATCGTGCTCGAGTTCAGGGGACACTCCCAGATGGACTTGTAAGCCTGCTTGATGTCCTCCCCGTACTTCGTACAGGTGAGGCTATTATAATGGGCGAGTCAGCGAAACTTCCTATGCGGTGCCGCATCACACTGCCGGCTGAAGAACATCGGCCCAAAAGCACAGATCCGAAAGTTAGTCAGCAATGGGAAATCCCCCGCCGAAAAGAAGGATATGAACGTGTAGTAGCATCATGGAGAGCCCAAAGACCGCGCGCGGTAGTGCATGACTTGTCAATTGAAAGACAACCAGTAACCGATGAAACAGATGAGGGTTAG
- a CDS encoding KTSC domain-containing protein has protein sequence MERSYVPSTNIASIGYDEATETLEVEFLNGSIYQYYNVQLNIYQQIMQAGSKGKFLNTYIKNGYPYSRVG, from the coding sequence ATGGAGCGATCATATGTACCATCTACTAATATAGCATCTATTGGATACGATGAAGCGACAGAAACACTTGAGGTTGAATTCTTAAATGGTTCAATTTATCAATATTACAACGTACAATTAAATATATATCAACAAATAATGCAGGCGGGTTCTAAAGGGAAATTCCTGAACACTTATATTAAAAACGGATATCCATATTCTCGAGTTGGTTAA